CGATGGGCCCGCACCATAGGCGAGGAGTTGCCCCGCGCCACGGATCGCAGAGACCGCCTGGTCGAGAGCGTCCGGGTCGATCGCGCCGCTGAGGGCGGTGAGCGCGTCGATCCCTGTGCGCGCTGTCGTGTCGATGATCGTGCGCGTCGAATCGGTGCTCGTGAGCGTGTGTGGCGGGGCGAAGAACTCCGCTGTTCCGCGAGCGCGGGCGATTTCCAGCTTCAGTTCGGCGAAGCCCGAGAAACCGATTGCGCGGGCGGCACGGATCACGCTTGGTGCCGAGACCCCTGCTCGCTCGGCGACTTGCGCCGTCGTGCTCCTTCCCACGAACAACGGGTCCTCCAGCACGAGGTCGACAACCTTTGCCTCGCTTGCCACCAGGCCCGCGCTCCGCGCCTGAACCGTTCCGAGCCAGCGGCGCAGCGGATCCACTGCTGCCGAAACGGAGTTACTTGATGGTATTGTCACGGGTAATAGCGTAACATTGCAGCATGGCGACAGAGCAACGGCGCGGCTCCGCTGGAGGGCGCATACGGGTTGGCGTGGTGGGTCCGGGAGCCATCGGGACGACGGTGTCCGCACTCCTACATGAGGCAGGCAACACACCGACGCTCTACGGTCGCACGCCGCGAACAGAGCTCACCCTGATCGACGGCGACCGCCGGATCGTCGTTCCCGGCCCCGTGCGCACCGATCCTGCTGCGCAGCCCGAGAAGGCGGATGTGCTCTTCTTGGCGGTCAAGGCCACCCAGACCGCGGCGGCAGCCCCCTGGCTGCGTGCTTTGTGCGCCCCCGGGACCGTGGTCTGCGTGTTGCAGAACGGCGTCGAGCAGATCGCTGCCGTTCGACCCCATGTTCCTGAGGGAGTAGAGGTCGTCCCCGCGGTCGTCTGGTTCCCGGCGCAGTCGCAGGAAGACGGCACCATCCTCCTGCGGGGCGAGCCCCGGCTGACGCTTCCCGCATCACCGGAGGCGGAGCGCATCGCGGATGT
The window above is part of the Propionibacterium freudenreichii subsp. freudenreichii genome. Proteins encoded here:
- a CDS encoding MurR/RpiR family transcriptional regulator, whose amino-acid sequence is MTIPSSNSVSAAVDPLRRWLGTVQARSAGLVASEAKVVDLVLEDPLFVGRSTTAQVAERAGVSAPSVIRAARAIGFSGFAELKLEIARARGTAEFFAPPHTLTSTDSTRTIIDTTARTGIDALTALSGAIDPDALDQAVSAIRGAGQLLAYGAGPSATVAADVVFRLRSLGVRTSGVVDHESAMIAARLLDPGDVVVAVSSTGRTDMTVAIADAAATADATVIAITNQYGTPLTDVSAVALVVGGAPLTTQMAAAGSRLAQLVVVDALAAALALRDPDRVSRAERAGIDLPDIT
- a CDS encoding oxidoreductase, yielding MATEQRRGSAGGRIRVGVVGPGAIGTTVSALLHEAGNTPTLYGRTPRTELTLIDGDRRIVVPGPVRTDPAAQPEKADVLFLAVKATQTAAAAPWLRALCAPGTVVCVLQNGVEQIAAVRPHVPEGVEVVPAVVWFPAQSQEDGTILLRGEPRLTLPASPEAERIADVLRDTRCQVELAGDFTTLAWRKLLQNAAAGLMALTGRRAGVFTRPDFADLTLDYLKECLAVSHAEGAALSDDVPAAILARFQAFPADMSTSILTDREAGRPLEWDIRNGVISRLARRHDIHTPISDAITALLAATSDGPG